The following is a genomic window from Streptomyces sp. BHT-5-2.
TCGTCCAGCTGCTGCGGCGGCACGACGTCGAGATCAAGGGCGCGCACGTGGTCGTCGTGGGCCGTGGCATCACCATCGGCCGGCCGATGCCGCTGGTGCTCACCCGCAAGTCCGAGAACGCCACGGTCACCCAGTGCCACACCGGCACCCGCGACCTCTCCGCACACCTGAAGCAGGCCGACATCATCGTCGCCGCCGCCGGTGTGCCGCACATCATCAAGCCCGAGGACGTCAAGCCCGGCGCCGCCGTCCTGGACGTGGGCGTCAGCCGGGACGAGCACGGCAAGATCGTCGGCGATGTGCACCCCGGCGTCGCCGAGGTGGCCGGCTGGGTCGCCCCCAACCCGGGCGGCGTCGGCCCGATGACCCGCGCCCAGCTGCTGGTCAACGTCGTCGAGGCGGCGGAGCGCGCGGCTGGGGGCACCGCCCAGCGTTAGCTGGGGGAGTCTGTGACCGGCCCGGACGTGCGAGCCTGGAAGAGGGCCCGCCGTCCCGTGCGACGAACCCGCGACACCGACCTCCATCCCGATCTCCACACCGACCCGGACACCGGAAGGGGCTGACCGCCAGACATGGCTGCCGAAGCGCACTCGGAGGGTGCGTCCGAGCCGCAGCGCACCTCGCGCCGCTTTCCGCAGCTGACCCGCGACACCGCCCGCCCCGAGGGCGGCGGCCGGGCCGCCTCGGGCAACTACCCGGCGCCGGCCCGGCAGTGGCCGCTGCTGAGCGTGCTGGGCGGGGTCGCCCTCGGGCTGCTGCTGGTCGCGCTGGACGCGTTCCGGATCGGCTCGATCGTGATCGGGCTGGCCCTGCTGGGCGGCGCGGTGCTGCGGTGGGCGCTGCCCTCGGTGGGGATGCTGGCCGTCCGGTCCCGCTTCACCGACATGATCACCTACGGCGGCCTGGGCTTCGTGATCGTGATCCTGGCGATGATGGTGCAGCCCAAGCCGTGGATCCACATCCCGCTCCTGGACGACATCGTCCAC
Proteins encoded in this region:
- a CDS encoding bifunctional methylenetetrahydrofolate dehydrogenase/methenyltetrahydrofolate cyclohydrolase; this encodes MTAQILDGKATAAAIKSELAARVEALKAKGVTPGLGTLLVGDDPGSRWYVNGKHRDCAQVGIASIQRELPETATQEEIEAVVRELNEDPACTGYIVQLPLPKGIDANRVLELMDPAKDADGLHPMSLGRLVLGIEGPLPCTPYGIVQLLRRHDVEIKGAHVVVVGRGITIGRPMPLVLTRKSENATVTQCHTGTRDLSAHLKQADIIVAAAGVPHIIKPEDVKPGAAVLDVGVSRDEHGKIVGDVHPGVAEVAGWVAPNPGGVGPMTRAQLLVNVVEAAERAAGGTAQR
- a CDS encoding DUF3017 domain-containing protein, whose amino-acid sequence is MAAEAHSEGASEPQRTSRRFPQLTRDTARPEGGGRAASGNYPAPARQWPLLSVLGGVALGLLLVALDAFRIGSIVIGLALLGGAVLRWALPSVGMLAVRSRFTDMITYGGLGFVIVILAMMVQPKPWIHIPLLDDIVHFTVR